Below is a window of Plasmodium gaboni strain SY75 chromosome 11, whole genome shotgun sequence DNA.
ATTCTCATTATGTGTGTTTgcttatatatataatataatttttcttaatttttttacaattCTTTTGGCTCCTTTAAATTTGCACTATTTACACGTATATTTTCAAAGAAACCTAAACTAACTATAAAaagaaggaaaaaaaaaatatatatatattgtatatatatatatatatacataatatttctatatttacacatttttcattttaCTTATTATTCCATTCGAATCGGAACTTTTAACAAATCCCTCtataatttcattttcaaAAGGTTGAAAAATAACCAAGCGAAAAATAACCTTTAATCTTATTTCACCACTACCTTTTATAATttccttattttttatttctattatatCATACAAACCAACACAAAAACCAACATTTTGTATGACCTAAGAAAAATTCATAAATAATTCAGAAGAAGACataagatataaataaaacatagataaatattatgtataaattaaacagttcttttaaatttctttttttttttaatggAACACccaaaaaaatatatattttatatatatatatataataaataatataattaattacatatatattattatatatatatattattatacatatatatgtttacatattttatcttttaaccttatcaatatatttagctcttaataaaaattcaataacattttttatttcgTTATCTTTAAAATGAGTTTCTATATTTAAAACATCTTCTATACGAAAAAGAGAAAACATACTATATATTAaaagggaaaaaaaaaaataataataataaaataataaataaataataaatatataataaataaattctatatatatatatatatatatatatatatatatataatacacAATGTTGTAATGTTGGTTTGTATGatataatagaaataaaaaataaggaaATTATAAAAGGTAGTGGTGANNNNNNNNNNNNNNNNNNNNNNNNNNNNNNNNNNNNNNNNNNNNNNNNNNNNNNNNNNNNNNNNNNNNNNNNNNNNNNNNNNNNNNNNNNNNNNNNNNNNNNNNNNNNNNNNNNNNNNNNNN
It encodes the following:
- a CDS encoding putative RNA polymerase subunit (transcript variant 1; alternatively spliced), which encodes MFSLFRIEDVLNIETHFKDNEIKNVIEFLLRAKYIDKVIQNVGFCVGLYDIIEIKNKEIIKGSGEIRLKVIFRLVIFQPFENEIIEGFVKSSDSNGIIISLGFFENIRVNSANLKEPKEFDREKKEWYWTYEGIKFFYTKDELIRVRILDTYFSDPNEMNKDESIPSMSITGTVQQDGLGLVKWWK
- a CDS encoding putative RNA polymerase subunit (transcript variant 2; alternatively spliced) translates to MFSLFRIEDVLNIETHFKDNEIKNVIEFLLRAKYIDKVIQNVGFCVGLYDIIEIKNKEIIKGSGEIRLKVIFRLVIFQPFENEIIEGFVKSSDSNGIIISLGFFENIRVNSANLKEPKELEKKEWYWTYEGIKFFYTKDELIRVRILDTYFSDPNEMNKDESIPSMSITGTVQQDGLGLVKWWK